In one Achromobacter spanius genomic region, the following are encoded:
- the argE gene encoding acetylornithine deacetylase: MNARTWLETLVGFDTTSRNSNLALIETVRDWLKGQGVDAWLSHNPERTKANLFATLPGQDGEQGGIVLSGHTDVVPVDGQDWSTDPFKLVEKDGLLYGRGACDMKGFIAGSLALVPEFLAMPRKKPIHLAFSYDEEVGCAGAPYMLADLLERGVRPEGCVVGEPTGMQVVVAHKGINLFRCKVHGKAAHSSLTPRGCNAIEYAARLICRIRDLADSFKANGPYDQFYDVPFSTMTTNQIRGGIAVNTIPELCEFTYEFRNLPGMQPDQIQAEVEKYVRDELLPRMKAEFDGATIEIETGAAAPALEASEEAAITQLVRALTEDRSTRKVAYGTEAGLFQGIGIPTVVCGPGHIEQAHKPDEFVAMDQMASCETFLRRLGQSL; the protein is encoded by the coding sequence ATGAACGCGCGCACCTGGCTGGAAACGCTGGTGGGTTTCGATACCACCAGCCGCAATTCCAATCTTGCCCTGATCGAAACCGTTCGCGATTGGCTCAAGGGCCAGGGCGTTGATGCATGGCTCTCGCACAATCCCGAGCGCACCAAGGCCAACCTGTTCGCTACCCTGCCGGGGCAAGACGGCGAGCAAGGCGGCATCGTGTTGTCGGGCCACACCGATGTGGTGCCCGTGGACGGCCAGGACTGGAGCACGGACCCTTTCAAGCTCGTTGAAAAAGACGGGCTTCTTTATGGCCGTGGCGCCTGCGACATGAAGGGCTTTATTGCCGGTTCGTTGGCGCTGGTGCCGGAATTCCTGGCCATGCCGCGCAAGAAGCCGATCCATCTGGCGTTCTCTTACGACGAAGAAGTGGGCTGCGCCGGCGCGCCGTACATGCTGGCCGACCTGCTGGAACGCGGCGTGCGGCCCGAAGGTTGCGTGGTGGGTGAACCCACCGGCATGCAGGTAGTGGTGGCGCACAAGGGCATCAACCTGTTCCGCTGCAAGGTGCATGGCAAGGCGGCGCACTCGTCGCTGACCCCGCGCGGCTGCAACGCCATTGAATACGCCGCCCGCCTGATCTGCCGCATCCGCGACCTGGCCGACAGCTTCAAGGCCAACGGCCCGTATGACCAGTTCTACGACGTGCCGTTTTCCACGATGACCACCAACCAGATCCGTGGCGGCATTGCGGTCAACACCATCCCCGAGCTCTGTGAATTCACCTATGAATTCCGCAATCTGCCGGGCATGCAACCCGACCAGATCCAGGCAGAAGTCGAAAAATATGTGCGCGATGAGCTGTTGCCGCGCATGAAGGCCGAATTCGACGGCGCCACCATCGAAATCGAAACGGGCGCGGCCGCCCCGGCGCTGGAAGCATCGGAAGAAGCCGCCATCACGCAACTGGTGCGCGCGCTGACCGAAGACCGCAGCACCCGCAAGGTGGCCTATGGCACCGAAGCCGGCCTGTTCCAGGGCATCGGCATTCCCACGGTGGTCTGTGGCCCCGGCCATATCGAACAGGCCCACAAGCCTGATGAGTTTGTGGCGATGGATCAGATGGCGTCGTGCGAGACCTTCCTGCGCCGCCTGGGTCAGTCGCTCTAA
- a CDS encoding MFS transporter, whose translation MQHKAVPTRNIVAAVIGNALEWYDFLVFAFMTPIIAKLFFPTDPTLPGSELNAILMTTAIFGVGFFMRPVGGIILGLYGDKKGRKAAMVMVTSLMAVSIALITVAPTYHAAGILAPIFILIARLLQGFSAGGEFGTSTALLIEMAPNGKRGFYGSWQMAGQMLALLIGAACGTLITEFFTQEQIADWAWRLPFALGLVIVPIAIYIRRNIDETEVFKQMQEEDRQAAARGEVQRLSLVQMIKSHTRETMIGVGLVVTATVSIYITFTYLVTYSTQILKLPMKETFMVQMAGAALMVLMTPFMGAWSDRVGRRPLVIGSLIGYLIVLYPLYYWLSDAPSIGRLLTVQIVVCFFVSAFFGVFSTVMAELFPARVRSVGLSLAYNVAVMIFGGFAQFIVTWLIKTTGSPMAPAYYVMFGVALGLIASFFMRDRAHDNLDH comes from the coding sequence GTGCAGCACAAAGCAGTCCCCACACGCAACATCGTGGCCGCAGTCATAGGCAACGCCCTCGAATGGTATGACTTCCTGGTGTTCGCGTTCATGACGCCGATCATCGCGAAGCTGTTCTTCCCCACCGACCCCACCCTGCCCGGCAGCGAGCTCAACGCCATCCTGATGACGACGGCCATCTTCGGCGTCGGCTTTTTCATGCGCCCGGTGGGCGGCATCATCCTGGGCCTGTACGGCGACAAAAAGGGGCGCAAGGCGGCCATGGTGATGGTGACGTCGCTGATGGCCGTGTCCATCGCGCTGATCACGGTGGCCCCCACCTACCACGCGGCCGGCATCCTGGCCCCCATCTTCATCTTGATCGCGCGCCTGTTGCAGGGCTTTTCTGCGGGTGGCGAATTCGGCACGTCCACGGCGCTGCTGATTGAAATGGCGCCCAACGGCAAGCGCGGCTTCTACGGGTCGTGGCAGATGGCGGGCCAGATGCTGGCCTTGCTGATCGGCGCGGCCTGCGGCACGTTGATCACCGAGTTCTTCACGCAAGAACAGATCGCCGACTGGGCCTGGCGCCTGCCGTTCGCTCTTGGCCTCGTAATTGTTCCCATCGCGATCTATATCCGCCGCAACATCGACGAAACCGAAGTCTTCAAGCAGATGCAGGAAGAAGACCGCCAAGCCGCCGCGCGCGGTGAGGTGCAGCGCCTGAGCCTGGTTCAGATGATCAAGAGTCACACCCGCGAAACGATGATAGGCGTGGGCCTGGTGGTGACGGCCACAGTGTCCATCTACATCACGTTCACGTACCTTGTGACGTATTCCACGCAGATCCTGAAGCTGCCGATGAAGGAAACCTTCATGGTGCAGATGGCGGGCGCGGCGCTGATGGTGCTGATGACGCCGTTCATGGGCGCGTGGTCCGACCGTGTCGGCCGCCGTCCGTTGGTGATCGGTTCGCTGATCGGCTACCTGATCGTGCTGTACCCGCTGTATTACTGGCTGTCGGATGCGCCGTCGATCGGCCGCCTGCTGACGGTGCAGATCGTGGTCTGCTTCTTCGTGTCGGCCTTCTTCGGCGTATTCAGCACGGTGATGGCGGAATTGTTCCCGGCGCGCGTGCGGTCCGTGGGCCTGTCCCTGGCCTACAACGTGGCCGTGATGATCTTCGGCGGCTTCGCGCAATTCATCGTGACGTGGCTGATCAAGACCACCGGCTCGCCGATGGCCCCCGCCTACTACGTTATGTTCGGTGTGGCGCTGGGCCTGATTGCCTCGTTCTTCATGCGCGATCGCGCGCATGACAATCTGGACCACTAA
- a CDS encoding IS3 family transposase (programmed frameshift), protein MAKYDEQFKLDAVRRYLSEQHSYAEVAREVGVDYALLRRWVAVYQLHGRAGLVRPRKRYSAQFKFEVLKRIEQDGLSDRQAVAVYNLGDSGTIGKWRRGYDEGGMGALAPRRRDSPAMPHKYPPEPTAKDMTEKQLREENAYLRAELDYPKKTRCLDPSGTDRSAGEKAQMVQGLRHRHPLALLLRAAKLSRSTFYYHLKALGAVDPYAELKQRIDAVYAQHKGRYGYRRITAVLRQAGELVNHKTVQKLMQALGLKSLVRAKKYRSYRGQSHHVAANVLARRFEAERPNEKWVTDVTEFNVRGEKLYLSPVMDLYNGEIVAYETALRPVFKLVGSMLKKALARLRPTERPVLHSDQGWQYQQPIYRRMLAARSVTQSMSRKGNCLDNAAMESFFGTLKAEFFHLNRFESIEQLQAGIRQYIHYYNHNRIKLKLKGLSPVQYRAQAFGL, encoded by the exons ATGGCAAAGTACGACGAGCAGTTCAAGCTGGACGCTGTCCGGCGGTATCTGTCTGAACAGCATAGTTATGCGGAAGTGGCGCGGGAGGTCGGCGTGGACTATGCGTTGCTGCGGCGATGGGTGGCTGTCTACCAACTGCATGGACGGGCTGGTTTAGTCAGGCCGCGCAAGCGGTATTCGGCGCAATTCAAATTTGAGGTGTTGAAGCGCATCGAGCAGGACGGCTTGTCGGACAGGCAGGCTGTGGCGGTTTACAACTTGGGCGATTCCGGGACCATCGGCAAATGGCGTCGTGGGTATGATGAGGGCGGAATGGGCGCATTGGCGCCCAGACGTCGAGATAGCCCCGCCATGCCACACAAGTATCCACCCGAGCCAACAGCCAAGGACATGACAGAGAAGCAGTTGCGCGAAGAGAACGCGTACCTGCGAGCGGAGCTCGATTACC CTAAAAAAACTCGATGCCTTGATCCAAGCGGAACGGACCGAAGCGCTGGTGAAAAAGCGCAAATGGTCCAAGGGTTGAGGCATCGTCATCCGCTGGCGCTATTGCTGAGAGCAGCCAAGCTGTCGCGCAGCACGTTCTATTACCACCTGAAGGCGCTTGGCGCCGTGGACCCGTACGCCGAGCTCAAGCAGCGCATCGACGCGGTCTATGCGCAGCACAAGGGCCGCTATGGTTACCGCCGGATCACGGCGGTGCTGCGCCAGGCAGGTGAGCTGGTGAATCACAAGACGGTGCAGAAGCTGATGCAGGCGCTGGGCTTGAAGTCGCTCGTGCGCGCCAAGAAGTACCGGTCATACCGAGGTCAGTCGCATCATGTGGCGGCCAACGTGTTGGCGCGTCGCTTCGAGGCCGAGCGTCCGAACGAGAAGTGGGTCACCGACGTGACCGAGTTCAACGTGCGTGGCGAGAAGCTGTACCTGTCGCCGGTGATGGACCTGTACAACGGCGAGATCGTGGCCTACGAGACCGCTCTGCGGCCGGTGTTCAAGCTCGTGGGCAGCATGCTGAAGAAGGCGCTGGCGCGGCTGCGGCCGACGGAGCGCCCCGTGCTGCACTCCGACCAGGGCTGGCAATACCAGCAGCCCATCTACCGGCGCATGCTGGCCGCCCGGTCCGTCACGCAGAGCATGTCACGCAAGGGCAACTGCCTGGACAATGCCGCCATGGAAAGCTTCTTCGGCACGCTCAAAGCAGAGTTCTTCCACCTCAACCGCTTCGAGAGCATCGAGCAGTTGCAGGCCGGCATCCGGCAGTACATCCATTACTACAATCACAACCGCATCAAGCTCAAGCTAAAAGGCCTGAGCCCGGTGCAATACCGAGCTCAGGCCTTCGGGCTTTAG
- the trpA gene encoding tryptophan synthase subunit alpha: protein MTTRIDRIAAAFARTAESGRAAALIPYIAAGDPSPVATVAVMHALVEAGADIVELGVPFSDPMADGPVIQRAADRAIAQGVGLARVLELVAEFRQRDTDTPVVLMGYANPIERMGQSEFAANAERAGVDGVLVVDYPPEEVIEFASTLGAHGIAPIFLLAPTSTEERIKAVAQVARGYVYYVSLKGVTGAGSLNTEDVAERVAVIRRHMGSIPVGVGFGIRDAESAQRVARVADAVVIGSKLIETMEQAVADAPAAQQTNAAVTAASGWLRTIRHALDQVKRDGASA from the coding sequence ATGACAACTCGCATTGATCGTATCGCTGCGGCCTTCGCCCGCACCGCCGAATCCGGCCGTGCCGCGGCGCTGATTCCCTACATCGCGGCTGGCGACCCCTCGCCCGTCGCCACGGTGGCCGTGATGCACGCGCTGGTCGAAGCCGGCGCCGACATCGTCGAACTCGGCGTACCGTTCTCCGACCCCATGGCCGATGGCCCCGTGATCCAGCGCGCGGCCGACCGCGCCATTGCCCAAGGCGTGGGCCTGGCCCGCGTGTTGGAACTGGTGGCCGAATTCCGTCAGCGCGATACCGACACGCCGGTGGTGTTGATGGGCTACGCCAACCCGATTGAGCGCATGGGGCAGTCTGAATTCGCCGCCAACGCCGAACGCGCGGGCGTGGATGGTGTGCTGGTTGTGGACTATCCGCCCGAAGAGGTCATCGAGTTCGCCTCGACGCTGGGCGCGCATGGCATTGCCCCGATCTTCCTTTTGGCCCCCACCTCGACCGAGGAGCGGATCAAGGCGGTGGCGCAAGTGGCGCGCGGCTATGTGTATTACGTGTCGCTCAAGGGCGTTACGGGTGCAGGCTCCTTGAATACCGAAGACGTCGCCGAGCGCGTGGCCGTCATCCGTCGGCACATGGGCAGCATTCCAGTGGGCGTGGGCTTTGGCATCCGTGATGCCGAAAGTGCCCAGCGCGTGGCGCGCGTGGCCGATGCGGTGGTCATCGGAAGCAAGCTGATTGAAACGATGGAGCAGGCGGTGGCTGACGCCCCGGCTGCCCAGCAAACCAACGCCGCAGTCACCGCCGCCAGCGGCTGGCTGCGCACCATCCGGCACGCGCTGGACCAAGTAAAACGAGATGGCGCGTCGGCCTGA
- the trpB gene encoding tryptophan synthase subunit beta, with the protein MKPYDFPDAKGHFGPYGGVFVAETLMHALDELRAAYDHYRVDPAFQEEFNYELKHFVGRPSPVYYARRWSEMLGGAQIWFKREDLNHTGAHKVNNCIGQALLAKRMGKPRVIAETGAGQHGVATATVAARYGMECVVYMGSEDIRRQASNVYRMKLLGATVVPVTSGSRTLKDALNEAMRDWVTNIENTFYIIGTVAGPDPYPRMVRDFQTVIGNECLTQMPEAIGRQPDYVVAAVGGGSNAMGIFHPYLPYENVRLIGVEAAGEGMDSGKHAASLAAGQVGVLHGNRTYVMQNADGQVQETHSVSAGLDYPGVGPEHAWLKDSGRAEYVGITDDEALKAFHDCCRIEGIMPALESSHAIAQAVKMAATLPRDAVILVNLSGRGDKDMHTVAERAGIEL; encoded by the coding sequence GTGAAACCTTACGACTTTCCGGATGCCAAGGGCCATTTTGGTCCCTATGGTGGTGTTTTCGTGGCGGAAACGCTGATGCACGCGCTCGACGAGCTGCGGGCAGCCTACGACCATTACCGTGTCGATCCCGCCTTCCAGGAAGAGTTCAACTACGAACTCAAGCACTTTGTCGGCCGGCCCAGCCCGGTCTACTACGCCCGCCGCTGGTCGGAAATGCTGGGCGGCGCGCAGATCTGGTTCAAGCGCGAAGACCTGAACCACACCGGCGCGCACAAGGTCAATAACTGCATCGGCCAGGCTCTGTTGGCCAAGCGCATGGGCAAGCCCCGCGTCATCGCCGAAACCGGCGCCGGCCAGCACGGCGTGGCCACCGCCACGGTGGCGGCCCGCTACGGCATGGAATGCGTGGTCTACATGGGCAGCGAAGACATCCGCCGCCAAGCGTCCAACGTCTACCGCATGAAGTTGCTAGGCGCCACGGTCGTACCCGTCACGTCTGGCTCGCGCACCCTGAAAGACGCGCTGAACGAAGCCATGCGCGACTGGGTCACCAACATCGAAAACACGTTCTACATCATCGGCACGGTGGCGGGGCCCGACCCCTATCCGCGCATGGTGCGTGATTTTCAAACCGTCATCGGCAACGAATGCCTGACGCAAATGCCCGAAGCCATTGGTCGCCAGCCCGACTACGTCGTGGCGGCGGTGGGCGGCGGCTCCAACGCCATGGGCATCTTCCACCCCTACCTTCCCTACGAAAACGTGCGCCTGATCGGCGTCGAAGCCGCGGGTGAGGGCATGGATAGCGGCAAGCACGCCGCATCGCTGGCGGCGGGCCAGGTGGGCGTGCTGCACGGCAACCGCACCTACGTCATGCAGAACGCCGACGGCCAGGTGCAAGAAACCCATTCCGTCTCGGCAGGCCTGGACTATCCCGGCGTCGGTCCCGAACACGCCTGGCTGAAGGATTCCGGCCGCGCGGAATACGTGGGGATCACCGACGATGAAGCCCTGAAGGCCTTCCACGACTGCTGCCGCATCGAAGGCATCATGCCGGCGCTGGAGTCGTCGCACGCCATCGCTCAAGCCGTGAAGATGGCTGCCACGCTGCCGCGTGACGCTGTCATCCTGGTCAATTTGTCGGGCCGCGGCGACAAAGACATGCATACCGTCGCCGAACGTGCCGGTATCGAACTCTAA
- a CDS encoding acyloxyacyl hydrolase: MLSTKKKLLTRLVGLALAGAATMATAQSSEGTQGGVSLHYGIGDHYQRLTLNYETPSVWTYHFGGNWGRLDLTPELGVSYWQADGSRSPGHVWQLNAIPMFRWWTGERFYLEAGIGATVFSSTRFADENISTAFQFGDHVGLGFLVTPNNRIGLRYSHFSNASIKRPNPGLDVVQLTYTYQF; encoded by the coding sequence ATGCTGTCTACCAAAAAGAAACTGCTCACACGCCTTGTCGGTTTGGCACTGGCTGGCGCGGCCACGATGGCCACCGCCCAATCCTCGGAAGGCACCCAGGGAGGCGTGAGCCTGCATTACGGCATCGGTGACCATTACCAGCGCCTGACGCTGAACTATGAAACCCCATCGGTGTGGACGTACCATTTCGGCGGTAATTGGGGCCGGCTGGATCTCACGCCCGAACTTGGCGTCTCGTACTGGCAGGCTGATGGCTCGCGCTCGCCGGGGCATGTCTGGCAACTGAACGCAATCCCGATGTTCCGTTGGTGGACGGGCGAACGCTTCTACCTGGAAGCCGGTATTGGCGCCACCGTTTTCTCCAGCACGCGCTTTGCCGATGAAAACATCAGCACCGCCTTCCAATTCGGTGACCACGTCGGTTTGGGCTTCCTGGTGACGCCGAACAACCGGATTGGCTTGCGTTATTCGCACTTCTCTAACGCCAGCATCAAGCGCCCCAATCCGGGTCTGGACGTGGTCCAACTGACCTACACGTATCAGTTCTGA
- a CDS encoding Rne/Rng family ribonuclease, whose translation MKRMLFNATHQEELRVAIVDGQKLIDLDIETAGREQRKGNIYKGVITRIEPGLEACFVNYGEDRHGFLPFKEVARSFFKEGVDVRSARIQDALREGQELIVQVEKEERGNKGAALTTFISLAGRYLVLMPNNPRGGGVSRRVEGEDRQELRDTMEQLDLPQGMSIIARTAGIGRNVEELQWDLSYLLQLWTAIDGAARDNSAPILIYLESSLVIRAIRDYFSPEIGEILIDTDEIADQATAFMSVVMPDNVQRVKRYRDDIPLFSRFQIEHQIETAYSRTVQLPSGGAIVIDHTEALVSVDVNSARSTRGADIEETALRTNSEAADEVARQLRLRDLGGLIVIDFIDMEDSKNQRAVEQRLRDALHFDRARVQMGKISRFGLMELSRQRLRPALNEGSHITCPRCNGTGVIRDAESSALHVLRLLQEEAMKENTAAVHAQVPVDVATYLLNEKRADITKMEARLKVNLMLIPNKHLETPHHHIERLRHDDPRLEELKTSFELVEAPATDAPWQPRESEIKARPEALVKGITPSQPAPVSTPAAPAAAPAAPAAAGGLGSLFKRLVGWLTGGSEAAKPAPATTEDSAKRTASGRGKGRTGHDGQERRGERHGSDRNRNNRRGESRGEGAEASEGGRHHSRGNRRGEGERGERGDRGNRNEARGDRDGQVAQAALASNRPDQADQANGDDAGAGRNRRRGRGRNRREEGQSDAPMSEQESMVAALAQSVATALPDTKPAANASTDAADTAEQTADGIPMAEGAEGAADPERKRRRRRSRRGRRSQDEAGLAGSDEQQDEGSDDESADQADNAAVPAVTTAPVASAPAATIEAAPVATAPTQAVETKVTEAQVVEAQPVETAKVEARVDAPVAAPAGTQVAAPVTTPVEPPAQTPAEATVDTAAAAPVETSATTPVTSAAETPAEAVKAEPEQAAVEPVTLPVQTAPQVTQPVAVEAAAPVQAPAEQPVQAAAVEPVVAAPAPAADAQPIVMPATAPSAKAQALHDVVNAAGLKWVETDPDRHAQTQLRIAAAHTPTRLGRERKPVAAVSTEPLVQVETRH comes from the coding sequence ATGAAGCGCATGCTGTTCAATGCGACGCATCAGGAAGAATTACGCGTCGCTATCGTTGATGGGCAAAAACTCATCGACCTCGACATCGAGACTGCCGGCCGCGAACAACGCAAAGGCAACATCTACAAAGGTGTCATTACCCGGATCGAACCCGGCCTGGAAGCTTGCTTCGTCAACTACGGTGAAGACCGTCACGGCTTTCTGCCCTTCAAGGAAGTGGCTCGCAGCTTCTTCAAGGAAGGCGTCGACGTCCGTAGCGCCCGCATCCAGGATGCGCTGCGCGAAGGCCAGGAACTGATCGTTCAGGTCGAAAAGGAAGAGCGCGGCAACAAGGGCGCAGCCCTGACCACGTTCATCTCGCTGGCTGGCCGCTACCTGGTTCTGATGCCCAACAACCCCCGTGGCGGTGGCGTTTCGCGCCGCGTCGAGGGTGAAGACCGCCAGGAACTGCGCGACACCATGGAGCAGCTTGATCTGCCCCAGGGTATGAGCATCATTGCTCGCACCGCCGGCATCGGCCGCAACGTCGAAGAGCTCCAGTGGGACTTGTCCTACCTGTTGCAGCTGTGGACCGCCATTGACGGCGCTGCCCGCGACAACTCCGCGCCGATCCTCATCTACCTGGAATCCAGCCTGGTCATCCGGGCCATCCGCGATTATTTCTCGCCCGAAATCGGCGAGATCCTGATCGATACCGACGAGATCGCCGACCAGGCCACCGCCTTCATGAGCGTGGTGATGCCGGACAATGTCCAGCGCGTCAAACGCTACCGTGACGACATCCCGCTGTTCTCGCGCTTCCAGATCGAACACCAGATTGAAACGGCGTATTCGCGCACGGTGCAACTGCCCTCGGGCGGCGCCATCGTGATCGACCACACCGAAGCGCTGGTTTCCGTCGACGTGAACTCCGCGCGCTCCACGCGCGGCGCCGACATCGAGGAAACCGCACTGCGCACCAACTCCGAAGCGGCCGACGAAGTGGCCCGCCAGTTGCGCTTGCGCGACTTGGGCGGCCTGATCGTCATCGACTTCATCGACATGGAAGACAGCAAGAACCAGCGCGCCGTTGAACAGCGCCTGCGTGATGCCCTTCATTTCGACCGCGCCCGCGTGCAAATGGGCAAGATTTCGCGCTTTGGCCTGATGGAACTGTCGCGCCAGCGCCTGCGCCCCGCCCTGAACGAAGGCTCGCACATCACCTGCCCGCGTTGCAACGGCACTGGCGTGATCCGCGATGCCGAATCCAGCGCCCTGCACGTGTTGCGCCTGCTGCAAGAAGAAGCGATGAAGGAAAACACCGCGGCGGTCCACGCCCAGGTGCCGGTGGATGTCGCCACCTACCTTCTGAACGAAAAGCGCGCCGACATCACCAAGATGGAAGCCCGCCTGAAGGTCAACCTGATGCTGATCCCGAACAAGCATCTGGAAACACCGCACCATCACATCGAGCGCCTGCGCCACGACGATCCGCGCCTGGAAGAGCTGAAGACCAGCTTCGAACTGGTTGAAGCGCCCGCCACGGATGCCCCCTGGCAGCCGCGCGAAAGCGAAATCAAGGCTCGCCCGGAAGCACTCGTCAAGGGCATTACGCCCTCGCAGCCCGCCCCGGTTTCCACGCCCGCCGCTCCTGCCGCCGCCCCTGCCGCTCCGGCCGCGGCCGGTGGCCTGGGAAGCTTGTTCAAGCGCCTGGTCGGCTGGCTGACCGGTGGCTCCGAAGCCGCCAAGCCGGCCCCCGCCACCACGGAAGACAGCGCCAAGCGCACCGCCTCCGGCCGTGGCAAGGGCCGCACTGGCCATGACGGCCAGGAACGCCGTGGCGAACGCCATGGTTCGGACCGCAACCGCAACAACCGCCGTGGCGAATCGCGTGGCGAAGGCGCGGAAGCCAGCGAAGGCGGCCGTCACCACTCTCGCGGCAACCGTCGCGGTGAAGGCGAGCGCGGCGAACGTGGCGATCGCGGTAACCGCAACGAAGCCCGTGGCGACCGCGACGGCCAGGTAGCGCAAGCCGCCCTGGCGTCCAACCGCCCCGACCAGGCTGACCAGGCCAATGGCGACGACGCCGGCGCTGGCCGTAACCGCCGCCGTGGCCGTGGCCGCAACCGCCGTGAAGAGGGGCAGTCCGACGCGCCGATGAGCGAACAGGAAAGCATGGTAGCCGCGCTGGCGCAGTCCGTCGCGACCGCCCTACCCGACACCAAGCCCGCCGCCAACGCCTCGACCGACGCCGCTGACACCGCAGAGCAAACCGCTGACGGAATCCCCATGGCCGAAGGTGCCGAAGGTGCAGCCGACCCGGAACGCAAGCGCCGCCGCCGCCGTAGCCGTCGTGGCCGCCGCAGCCAGGACGAAGCAGGTCTGGCCGGTAGCGACGAGCAACAGGACGAAGGCTCGGATGATGAATCCGCCGACCAAGCCGACAATGCCGCGGTTCCCGCAGTGACGACGGCCCCGGTAGCCTCCGCTCCGGCTGCCACGATCGAAGCCGCCCCTGTCGCCACGGCGCCGACGCAAGCCGTCGAAACCAAGGTGACGGAAGCCCAGGTCGTTGAAGCCCAGCCGGTTGAAACGGCCAAGGTTGAAGCACGGGTTGACGCTCCCGTTGCTGCCCCCGCAGGGACTCAGGTTGCGGCTCCGGTCACAACTCCGGTTGAACCCCCGGCCCAAACCCCGGCTGAAGCCACCGTTGATACCGCTGCTGCAGCCCCGGTTGAAACGTCGGCAACGACACCTGTCACCAGCGCAGCGGAAACGCCCGCCGAAGCCGTCAAGGCCGAGCCGGAGCAAGCCGCCGTCGAACCGGTGACGCTGCCTGTGCAAACGGCTCCTCAAGTGACCCAACCGGTCGCCGTGGAAGCCGCTGCTCCGGTTCAAGCCCCCGCCGAGCAGCCGGTGCAAGCCGCCGCGGTTGAACCCGTTGTGGCGGCACCCGCGCCAGCCGCCGATGCCCAACCCATCGTGATGCCCGCAACGGCGCCGTCGGCCAAGGCTCAAGCCCTGCACGACGTGGTCAACGCCGCCGGTCTGAAATGGGTGGAAACCGATCCGGACCGTCACGCCCAAACCCAGTTGCGCATCGCCGCGGCACACACGCCTACCCGTCTGGGCCGTGAACGCAAGCCGGTTGCAGCCGTATCGACTGAACCGCTGGTTCAAGTCGAAACGCGCCACTAA
- the accD gene encoding acetyl-CoA carboxylase, carboxyltransferase subunit beta yields the protein MSWIEKLLPPRINKTSDSGARRVPEGLWVKCPSCESVLYSEDLAANLHVCPKCDHHMRIGARARIDSLLDMEGRVEIGQNTRSVDSLKFKDTRKYPERLQEAVKQTGESDALVVMSGSIRGVPATLACFEFEFMGGSMGSVVGERFARGAQAALDNKTPFICVAASGGARMQESLLSLMQMAKTNAMLTRLSAAGLPFISVLTDPTMGGVSASFAFMGDVVIAEPKALIGFAGPRVIEQTVREKLPEGFQRSEFLLQKGAIDMVVDRRQLREEIARLLALLTNQPADVVTA from the coding sequence ATGAGCTGGATCGAAAAACTCCTGCCTCCTCGCATCAATAAAACCAGCGACAGCGGCGCTCGCCGCGTCCCGGAAGGCCTGTGGGTGAAATGCCCGTCTTGCGAATCGGTGCTGTACAGCGAAGACTTGGCGGCCAACCTGCACGTGTGCCCCAAGTGCGACCACCACATGCGTATTGGCGCTCGCGCTCGTATCGACTCGTTGCTGGATATGGAAGGCCGAGTTGAAATTGGCCAGAACACGCGGTCCGTGGATTCGCTGAAGTTCAAGGACACGCGCAAGTATCCCGAGCGTCTGCAAGAGGCCGTCAAGCAAACCGGGGAATCCGACGCGCTGGTGGTCATGAGCGGTTCGATTCGCGGCGTGCCGGCTACCTTGGCCTGCTTTGAATTCGAATTCATGGGCGGTTCCATGGGCTCGGTGGTGGGCGAGCGCTTCGCGCGTGGCGCCCAGGCCGCCCTGGACAACAAAACCCCGTTCATCTGCGTGGCCGCTTCGGGCGGTGCGCGCATGCAGGAAAGCCTGTTGTCGCTGATGCAGATGGCCAAGACGAACGCCATGCTGACCCGCTTGTCGGCGGCTGGCCTGCCGTTCATCAGCGTGCTGACCGACCCCACCATGGGCGGCGTGTCGGCCAGTTTCGCCTTCATGGGCGACGTGGTCATTGCCGAACCCAAGGCGCTGATCGGCTTTGCCGGCCCCCGCGTGATCGAGCAGACCGTGCGCGAGAAACTGCCCGAGGGTTTCCAGCGTTCGGAGTTCCTGCTGCAAAAGGGCGCGATCGATATGGTGGTGGACCGCCGCCAACTGCGCGAAGAAATCGCGCGTCTGCTGGCCTTGCTGACCAATCAACCGGCGGATGTCGTAACGGCCTGA